A single window of Zea mays cultivar B73 chromosome 10, Zm-B73-REFERENCE-NAM-5.0, whole genome shotgun sequence DNA harbors:
- the LOC103641774 gene encoding protein STICHEL-like 2 isoform X2, producing MSSSSGPHFQVKIEDTIFHYSTFMSKLKMTDMRRHSVDVPLSRTLVQLKRLRSLRDPATNSMGKFASPADHMVWETASSNGVALELGRSAHNHQVEEDEDVGAEPTMGSERSFRGPNARTASYRRSSAVRIRGLNPPRNKQVHRVRRDGHRKSVDSSHSNHSSIRQLANNLVNNVDAEEEVNSYERPKFAMPGKSDEDEVKMPGHSKFRSKPSAAMSRVGSPCMSASEARSGHGTEDTRLRSNDVVGSNFSGCGISYCWSGASKCRELYSDSDGPDQPLLSTDGTEAAFQGNVPYTETPRCLSQKFRPRSFSELVGLNVVAQSLLYSCCKGKVAPMYLFHGPRGTGKTSTARIFAAALNCVSLEEQRPCGFCKECVILFSGKGRDVKELDVAKMGRLGRVKALLKSASLVPYSSRFKVFIIDECHLLQEDAWSAILKSLDEPYRHTVYIMITSDIESLPRASITRCQKFHFPKIKVADIVYRLEKICIGEGLEFDHDGLYFIAAKSSGSLRDSEVMLDQLSLLGKKITISLVHELVGSVSDDELIELLDLALSSDTTNTVRRARELMGSAIDPLQLVSQLANLIMDILSGRCQSAVSEVSKSFLGRYALSEVGIKKLRHALKILSETEKQLRTSRNQATWVTVALLQFGTNEPNLIAEPNDMHSHSVTGYTDDWVSKVHSNTNFCQACNSSKSNCSERHCRRLKLENIWRRAIGKCRSRSAKSFLRKEGFLSSVHVTEELAIAEVGFGHPDHLSRAEKMQSLIECSLQHVLGCNVEIRFKLVPCPVRKDARLKRHSFSFLSCSGRKQELSDSVVTDEDEAVRPGARETPLKGYTSSQQESPYTMQRVDSKPTAYGCEDDGRSTLTSNRSMTDDMTRTCRSETNYSKGGVSDQGRFGSIQEPDLQPSCFSRTLRLQKKLLSSGAAHTICLRIQPHNKMEFLPKKEFDTYFCAYEPYEQCPRSVSRATYSSRDDDLWSKNSRFGSNLLCWKAPKQPM from the exons ATGTCCTCATCATCAGGACCACACTTTCAAGTCAAAATTGAAGATACCATCTTCCACTATtccactttcatgtcaaaactcaAGATGACGGACATGAGGCGTCACTCTGTGGATGTCCCGCTGTCAAGAACCTTGGTGCAGCTCAAGCGATTGAGATCGCTGCGGGATCCAGCGACAAACTCAATGGGCAAGTTCGCATCTCCTGCCGACCACATGGTGTGGGAGACTGCTTCTAGCAATGGGGTGGCTCTGGAGCTCGGCAGGTCGGCACATAATCACCAGGTTGAAGAAGACGAGGACGTGGGAGCCGAGCCTACAATGGGGTCGGAGCGGAGTTTTCGGGGACCAAACGCAAGGACTGCGTCCTACAGGAGATCTTCTGCTGTCAGGATCAGAGGCTTGAACCCACCAAGAAACAAGCAGGTTCATCGTGTCCGCCGAGACGGTCACCGCAAGTCAGTGGACTCTAGCCACTCGAATCATAGTTCTATCCGTCAATTGGCGAACAATTTGGTCAACAATGTGGATGCAGAGGAGGAAGTGAATTCTTATGAAAGGCCAAAATTTGCAATGCCAGGTAAATCTGACGAAGACGAAGTGAAAATGCCAGGCCACTCCAAATTCAGGAGCAAGCCTTCGGCTGCAATGAGCCGTGTCGGGAGCCCCTGCATGTCAGCTAGCGAGGCAAGATCAGGGCATGGAACCGAGGATACACGACTGAGGTCAAACGATGTCGTGGGGTCAAATTTTAGTGGCTGTGGTATAAGCTACTGCTGGTCAGGAGCGTCAAAGTGCCGAGAGCTTTATTCTGACAGTGATGGTCCAGATCAGCCTCTCTTATCTACAGATGGGACTGAGGCAGCGTTCCAAGGCAACGTACCATACACTGAGACGCCCAGGTGTCTAAGCCAGAAATTTCGCCCTCGTTCCTTCAGCGAATTGGTTGGACTAAACGTTGTTGCCCAGTCCCTCTTATATTCCTGCTGCAAAGGAAAAGTTGCCCCAATGTACCTGTTTCATGGCCCCCGGGGCACAGGCAAGACATCCACGGCAAGGATTTTCGCCGCGGCTCTAAATTGCGTGTCCCTTGAAGAGCAAAGGCCATGTGGGTTCTGCAAAGAGTGTGTCATCCTTTTCTCTGGGAAGGGTAGAGATGTGAAAGAGCTTGACGTGGCGAAAATGGGTCGTTTAGGTCGAGTGAAGGCGCTTCTCAAGAGCGCATCCCTCGTACCCTACTCTTCGCGCTTCAAGGTTTTCATAATAGATGAATGCCATCTCTTGCAAGAAGACGCATGGTCAGCAATACTGAAGAGCCTTGACGAGCCATACCGGCATACGGTATACATTATGATCACTTCTGACATAGAAAGCCTGCCTCGCGCTTCCATCACACGTTGCCAGAAGTTCCATTTTCCGAAGATAAAGGTGGCAGATATTGTATACAGGCTGGAGAAGATCTGTATAGGAGAAGGATTGGAATTCGACCATGATGGGTTGTACTTCATTGCTGCAAAGTCTAGTGGTTCTCTTAGAGATTCTGAAGTAATGCTTGACCAGCTCAGTTTGCTTGGGAAGAAGATCACAATTTCTCTTGTGCATgaactt GTAGGATCAGTGTCTGATGACGAGTTGATTGAGTTGCTTGATCTAGCATTGTCATCTGACACAACCAATACTGTAAGACGAGCCCGAGAACTTATGGGGTCAGCAATTGATCCTCTGCAGCTTGTTTCTCAGCTGGCCAACCTTATTATGGACATTCTCTCAGGACGATGTCAATCTGCTGTCAGTGAAGTCAGCAAAAGTTTCTTGGGTAGATATGCAT TATCAGAGGTTGGAATAAAGAAATTAAGACATGCACTGAAGATACTATCAGAAACTGAAAAACAATTGAGGACATCAAGGAATCAGGCTACTTGGGTTACAGTTGCGCTTTTGCAGTTTGGCACCAATGAACCTAACCTTATTGCTGAACCGAATGATATGCATTCACATTCAGTAACTGGATATACAG ATGACTGGGTTTCCAAGGTGCACTCAAACACCAATTTTTGTCAGGCATGTAACAGCAGCAAGTCCAACTGTTCTGAGAGACACTGTAGACGGCTTAAGCTTGAGAACATATGGAGGAGAGCCATTGGAAAGTGTCGATCAAGATCAGCCAAAAGTTTCCTCAGGAAAGAAGGCTTCTTATCATCGGTTCATGTTACCGAAG AGCTGGCTATAGCAGAAGTTGGCTTCGGACACCCAGATCACCTATCAAGAGCAGAGAAAATGCAAAGCCTAATAGAGTGCTCTTTACAGCACGTTCTTGGGTGCAATGTGGAGATCAGATTCAAACTTGTACCTTGTCCAGTGAGAAAAGATGCTAGGTTGAAGAGACACTCGTTCAGTTTTCTCAGTTGCTCTGGCCGGAAGCAAGAGCTGTCAGATTCAGTAGTGACTGATGAAGACGAAGCTGTGAGGCCTGGGGCAAGGGAGACACCGCTTAAAGGCTACACCTCTAGCCAGCAGGAGTCACCATATACCATGCAACGTGTCGATTCGAAACCAACAGCCTATGGTTGCGAGGATGATGGTCGGAGCACCTTGACGTCGAACAGATCCATGACAGATGACATGACAAGGACGTGCAGGTCCGAGACTAACTACTCAAAGGGGGGTGTGAGTGATCAGGGCCGCTTTGGTAGCATCCAGGAGCCTGACCTACAGCCAAGCTGCTTCTCGCGAACACTGAGGCTTCAGAAGAAGCTGTTGTCTTCTGGCGCAGCGCACACCATCTGTCTGAGGATCCAGCCGCATAACAAGATGGAATTCCTACCTAAGAAGGAATTTGATACGTACTTCTGCGCGTATGAGCCTTACGAGCAGTGTCCAAGATCAGTTTCAAGGGCTACTTACAGTTCAAGAGATGATGACTT GTGGAGCAAGAATTCACGGTTCGGTTCAAATCTACTCTGCTGGAAAGCCCCAAAACAACCCATGTAA
- the LOC103641774 gene encoding protein STICHEL-like 2 isoform X1: protein MSSSSGPHFQVKIEDTIFHYSTFMSKLKMTDMRRHSVDVPLSRTLVQLKRLRSLRDPATNSMGKFASPADHMVWETASSNGVALELGRSAHNHQVEEDEDVGAEPTMGSERSFRGPNARTASYRRSSAVRIRGLNPPRNKQVHRVRRDGHRKSVDSSHSNHSSIRQLANNLVNNVDAEEEVNSYERPKFAMPGKSDEDEVKMPGHSKFRSKPSAAMSRVGSPCMSASEARSGHGTEDTRLRSNDVVGSNFSGCGISYCWSGASKCRELYSDSDGPDQPLLSTDGTEAAFQGNVPYTETPRCLSQKFRPRSFSELVGLNVVAQSLLYSCCKGKVAPMYLFHGPRGTGKTSTARIFAAALNCVSLEEQRPCGFCKECVILFSGKGRDVKELDVAKMGRLGRVKALLKSASLVPYSSRFKVFIIDECHLLQEDAWSAILKSLDEPYRHTVYIMITSDIESLPRASITRCQKFHFPKIKVADIVYRLEKICIGEGLEFDHDGLYFIAAKSSGSLRDSEVMLDQLSLLGKKITISLVHELVGSVSDDELIELLDLALSSDTTNTVRRARELMGSAIDPLQLVSQLANLIMDILSGRCQSAVSEVSKSFLGRYALSEVGIKKLRHALKILSETEKQLRTSRNQATWVTVALLQFGTNEPNLIAEPNDMHSHSVTGYTGTCTNYDWVSKVHSNTNFCQACNSSKSNCSERHCRRLKLENIWRRAIGKCRSRSAKSFLRKEGFLSSVHVTEELAIAEVGFGHPDHLSRAEKMQSLIECSLQHVLGCNVEIRFKLVPCPVRKDARLKRHSFSFLSCSGRKQELSDSVVTDEDEAVRPGARETPLKGYTSSQQESPYTMQRVDSKPTAYGCEDDGRSTLTSNRSMTDDMTRTCRSETNYSKGGVSDQGRFGSIQEPDLQPSCFSRTLRLQKKLLSSGAAHTICLRIQPHNKMEFLPKKEFDTYFCAYEPYEQCPRSVSRATYSSRDDDLWSKNSRFGSNLLCWKAPKQPM from the exons ATGTCCTCATCATCAGGACCACACTTTCAAGTCAAAATTGAAGATACCATCTTCCACTATtccactttcatgtcaaaactcaAGATGACGGACATGAGGCGTCACTCTGTGGATGTCCCGCTGTCAAGAACCTTGGTGCAGCTCAAGCGATTGAGATCGCTGCGGGATCCAGCGACAAACTCAATGGGCAAGTTCGCATCTCCTGCCGACCACATGGTGTGGGAGACTGCTTCTAGCAATGGGGTGGCTCTGGAGCTCGGCAGGTCGGCACATAATCACCAGGTTGAAGAAGACGAGGACGTGGGAGCCGAGCCTACAATGGGGTCGGAGCGGAGTTTTCGGGGACCAAACGCAAGGACTGCGTCCTACAGGAGATCTTCTGCTGTCAGGATCAGAGGCTTGAACCCACCAAGAAACAAGCAGGTTCATCGTGTCCGCCGAGACGGTCACCGCAAGTCAGTGGACTCTAGCCACTCGAATCATAGTTCTATCCGTCAATTGGCGAACAATTTGGTCAACAATGTGGATGCAGAGGAGGAAGTGAATTCTTATGAAAGGCCAAAATTTGCAATGCCAGGTAAATCTGACGAAGACGAAGTGAAAATGCCAGGCCACTCCAAATTCAGGAGCAAGCCTTCGGCTGCAATGAGCCGTGTCGGGAGCCCCTGCATGTCAGCTAGCGAGGCAAGATCAGGGCATGGAACCGAGGATACACGACTGAGGTCAAACGATGTCGTGGGGTCAAATTTTAGTGGCTGTGGTATAAGCTACTGCTGGTCAGGAGCGTCAAAGTGCCGAGAGCTTTATTCTGACAGTGATGGTCCAGATCAGCCTCTCTTATCTACAGATGGGACTGAGGCAGCGTTCCAAGGCAACGTACCATACACTGAGACGCCCAGGTGTCTAAGCCAGAAATTTCGCCCTCGTTCCTTCAGCGAATTGGTTGGACTAAACGTTGTTGCCCAGTCCCTCTTATATTCCTGCTGCAAAGGAAAAGTTGCCCCAATGTACCTGTTTCATGGCCCCCGGGGCACAGGCAAGACATCCACGGCAAGGATTTTCGCCGCGGCTCTAAATTGCGTGTCCCTTGAAGAGCAAAGGCCATGTGGGTTCTGCAAAGAGTGTGTCATCCTTTTCTCTGGGAAGGGTAGAGATGTGAAAGAGCTTGACGTGGCGAAAATGGGTCGTTTAGGTCGAGTGAAGGCGCTTCTCAAGAGCGCATCCCTCGTACCCTACTCTTCGCGCTTCAAGGTTTTCATAATAGATGAATGCCATCTCTTGCAAGAAGACGCATGGTCAGCAATACTGAAGAGCCTTGACGAGCCATACCGGCATACGGTATACATTATGATCACTTCTGACATAGAAAGCCTGCCTCGCGCTTCCATCACACGTTGCCAGAAGTTCCATTTTCCGAAGATAAAGGTGGCAGATATTGTATACAGGCTGGAGAAGATCTGTATAGGAGAAGGATTGGAATTCGACCATGATGGGTTGTACTTCATTGCTGCAAAGTCTAGTGGTTCTCTTAGAGATTCTGAAGTAATGCTTGACCAGCTCAGTTTGCTTGGGAAGAAGATCACAATTTCTCTTGTGCATgaactt GTAGGATCAGTGTCTGATGACGAGTTGATTGAGTTGCTTGATCTAGCATTGTCATCTGACACAACCAATACTGTAAGACGAGCCCGAGAACTTATGGGGTCAGCAATTGATCCTCTGCAGCTTGTTTCTCAGCTGGCCAACCTTATTATGGACATTCTCTCAGGACGATGTCAATCTGCTGTCAGTGAAGTCAGCAAAAGTTTCTTGGGTAGATATGCAT TATCAGAGGTTGGAATAAAGAAATTAAGACATGCACTGAAGATACTATCAGAAACTGAAAAACAATTGAGGACATCAAGGAATCAGGCTACTTGGGTTACAGTTGCGCTTTTGCAGTTTGGCACCAATGAACCTAACCTTATTGCTGAACCGAATGATATGCATTCACATTCAGTAACTGGATATACAGGTACATGTACGAATT ATGACTGGGTTTCCAAGGTGCACTCAAACACCAATTTTTGTCAGGCATGTAACAGCAGCAAGTCCAACTGTTCTGAGAGACACTGTAGACGGCTTAAGCTTGAGAACATATGGAGGAGAGCCATTGGAAAGTGTCGATCAAGATCAGCCAAAAGTTTCCTCAGGAAAGAAGGCTTCTTATCATCGGTTCATGTTACCGAAG AGCTGGCTATAGCAGAAGTTGGCTTCGGACACCCAGATCACCTATCAAGAGCAGAGAAAATGCAAAGCCTAATAGAGTGCTCTTTACAGCACGTTCTTGGGTGCAATGTGGAGATCAGATTCAAACTTGTACCTTGTCCAGTGAGAAAAGATGCTAGGTTGAAGAGACACTCGTTCAGTTTTCTCAGTTGCTCTGGCCGGAAGCAAGAGCTGTCAGATTCAGTAGTGACTGATGAAGACGAAGCTGTGAGGCCTGGGGCAAGGGAGACACCGCTTAAAGGCTACACCTCTAGCCAGCAGGAGTCACCATATACCATGCAACGTGTCGATTCGAAACCAACAGCCTATGGTTGCGAGGATGATGGTCGGAGCACCTTGACGTCGAACAGATCCATGACAGATGACATGACAAGGACGTGCAGGTCCGAGACTAACTACTCAAAGGGGGGTGTGAGTGATCAGGGCCGCTTTGGTAGCATCCAGGAGCCTGACCTACAGCCAAGCTGCTTCTCGCGAACACTGAGGCTTCAGAAGAAGCTGTTGTCTTCTGGCGCAGCGCACACCATCTGTCTGAGGATCCAGCCGCATAACAAGATGGAATTCCTACCTAAGAAGGAATTTGATACGTACTTCTGCGCGTATGAGCCTTACGAGCAGTGTCCAAGATCAGTTTCAAGGGCTACTTACAGTTCAAGAGATGATGACTT GTGGAGCAAGAATTCACGGTTCGGTTCAAATCTACTCTGCTGGAAAGCCCCAAAACAACCCATGTAA